A genomic stretch from Hemicordylus capensis ecotype Gifberg chromosome 5, rHemCap1.1.pri, whole genome shotgun sequence includes:
- the LOC128326446 gene encoding uncharacterized protein LOC128326446 encodes MTVESEVQPWPHFWELPELLKGSSGTGIREQQSEEEAAVAVEEAHPTQTVGQPPPTPQGAPPACQMQTSLRKVPGRQGPPSRETASHSTVKGSTGGTPCKQAGRKAVKSGKERAQFLPCKGEPEGAEAALSLAAGGVEVCAAQARPGQAGKASGNSRSLLPQMASGHPEEERLVVSWVQAQSAWRGSNRRRRKRGIWSRRQELEGKAVPPPLQEGGWASSVLLLHSPDRGTGTGALRSPDPMVPRLPLQPTHPPSPAGKVEAPCCSGEHLAHPTGVGWGKGQQLPPLSLPREGQPLPLPGPPPHLVAHRAQLSVHISSGFWPDGKAVPARPL; translated from the coding sequence ATGACCGTGGAGAGTGAGGTGCAGCCGTGGCCACATTTCTGGGAACTGCCTGAGCTGCTTAAGGGGAGTTCAGGGACGGGGATTCGGGAGCAGCAAagcgaggaggaggcggcggtggcagtgGAGGAAGCGCACCCCACACAGACCGTGGGTCAGCCCCCCCCAACCCCGCAAGGGGCCCCCCCTGCTTGCCAGATGCAGACCTCCCTGAGAAAGGTCCCCGGCCGCCAAGGCCCTCCCAGTCGGGAAACTGCTTCCCACTCCACTGTGAAGGGCTCCACTGGAGGGACCCCCTGCAAGCAGGCTGGCAGGAAGGCAGTCAAGAGCGGCAAGGAGAGGGCTCAGTTTCTCCCCTGCAAGGGGGAGCCTGAAGGGGCAGAGGCGGCGCTCAGCCTGGCAGCCGGAGGGGTGGAGGTTTGCGCTgctcaggccaggccaggccaggcgggcAAGGCCTCTGGGAACAGCAGGAGCCTCTTGCCACAAATGGCATCGGGCCACCCGGAGGAGGAGAGGCTTGTCGTCTCTTGGGTTCAAGCACAGAGTGCCTGGAGGGGCTCCAACCGCCGCAGAAGGAAGAGGGGGATCTGGAGCCGCAGGCAGGAGCTTGAAGGAAAAgccgtccccccccccctccaagagGGCGGCTGGGCTTCTtctgtcctcctcctgcacagtccaGACAGAGGGACGGGCACAGGCGCACTCCGCAGCCCGGACCCCATGGTGCCCAGGCTGCCTCtccaaccaacccacccaccctccccggcGGGGAAGGTGGAGGCCCCCTGCTGCtcaggagagcatctggcccACCCCACGGGAGTGGGATGGGGCAAGGGTCAACAGCTCCCTCCCTTGTCCTTGCCAAGAGAGGGGcagcctctccccctgcccgggCCCCCTCCACACCTAGTGGCTCACAGGGCACAGCTGTCTGTTCACATCAGCAGCGGTTTCTGGCCAGATGGCAAAGCCGTCCCCGCCAGGCCCCTGTAG